In a single window of the Pseudopipra pipra isolate bDixPip1 chromosome 21, bDixPip1.hap1, whole genome shotgun sequence genome:
- the RABEP1 gene encoding rab GTPase-binding effector protein 1 isoform X2, translated as MGTAPGKPGNADAAKFALLQRVAELEKVNAEFLRTKQQLEQEFNQKRAKFKELYLAKEEDLKRQNAVLQAAQDDLGQLRTQLMEAHAEMENIKAIATVSETTKQEAIDEVKRQWQEEVASLQAIMKETVRDYELQYHHRLEQERAQWNQYRENVEREIAELRRRLSEGQEEENLENEMKKAQEDAEKLRSVVMPMEKEIAALKEKLGEAEEKIKELEASKVKELNHYLEAEKSCRTDLEMYVAVLNTQKSVLQEDAEKLRKELHEVCHLLEQERQQHNQLKHTWQKANDQFLESQRLLMRDMQRMEIVLTSEQLRQVEELKKKDQEEDDQQRLSKTKEEKQKDSDDETKASCSLAPEETLTQLSNEEVQVNSTHGSVHSLDADLLLSSGESFNKSDTDMFKDGLRRAQSTDSLGTSGSLQSKALGYNNKAKSAGNLDESDFGPLVGADSVSENFDTASLGSLQMPSGFMLTKDQEKAIKAMTPEQEETASLLSSVTQGVESAYVSPSGYRLVSETEWNLLQKEVQNAGNKLGRRCDMCSNYEKQLQGIQIQEAETRDQVKKLQVMLRQANDQLEKTMKEKQELEDYMKQSAEDSSNQISLLMAKCQKSENFLSELQQAFLQAKRSVQEQMAVLTQSREQVSEELVRLQKDNESLQGKHSLHVSLQQAEDFILPEAAEELRELILKYREDIISVRTAADHLEEKLKAEILFLKEQIQAEQYLKENIEETLQLEIENCKEEIASISSLKAELERIKVEKEQLESSSQENLQQLESLQEAKNILEEQLKKETAAKANLEQLVFEEKNKAQRLQTELDVSEQVQRDFVKLSQTLQVQLERIRQADSLERIRAILNDTKLTDINQLPET; from the exons ttgctCTTCTACAACGGGTGGCAGAATTGGAAAAGGTCAATGCAGAATTTCTGCGCACAAAGCAGCAACTTGAGCAAGAATTTAATCAAAAGAGAGCCAAATTTAAGGAGTTATACCTGGCTAAGGAAG AGGACCTGAAAAGACAGAatgcagtgctgcaggcagcCCAGGATGATCTGGGCCAGCTGAGGACCCAGCTGATGGAAGCTCACGCAGAGATGGAGAACATCAAAGCAATAGCTACAGTGTCAGAGACCACCAAGCAGGAGGCCATCGATGAGGTGAAGAGACAGTGGCAGGAAGAAGTAGCTTCACTACAGGCCATTATGAAAG AGACTGTTCGTGACTATGAGCTCCAGTATCACCACAGGTTGGAGCAGGAACGAGCTCAGTGGAACCAATACCGGGAGAACGTGGAACGGGAAATTGCCGAGTTGAGGCGGCGACTGTCTGAagggcaggaggaagaaaacctggaaaatgaaatgaaaaag GCCCAGGAAGATGCTGAGAAGCTGCGTTCGGTTGTGATGCCCATGGAGAAGGAGATTGCAGCCCTCAAGGAGAAACTGggagaagctgaagaaaaaatcAAAGAGTTGGAAGCATCCAAG GTTAAAGAACTGAACCATTATTTGGAAGCTGAGAAGTCATGCAGGACAGACTTGGAGATGTATGTGGCTGTTCtcaacacacagaaatcagTCCTGCAGGAAGATGCAGAGAAGCTGAGGAAAGAACTCCACGAAG TTTGCCACCTCTTAGAGCaagagaggcagcagcacaaCCAGTTGAAACACACGTGGCAAAAAGCCAATGACCAGTTCCTGGAGTCTCAGCGTTTACTGATGAGGGACATGCAGAGGATGGAGATCGTCCTGACCTCGGAGCAGCTCCGGCAGGtggaagaactgaaaaaaaaggatcag GAAGAAGATGATCAGCAAAGGCTTAGCAAGACAaaggaagagaagcagaaagaTTCAGATGATGAAACAAAAGCTTCATGTTCTCTGGCCCCTGAGGAAACCCTTACCCAGCTCTCTAATGAAGAG gtgcaggtGAACAGCACCCATGGCTCAGTCCATTCCCTGGATGCAGACTTGCTTCTTTCTTCTGGAGAGTCTTTCAATAAATCAGACACTGATATGTTTAAAGATGGACTAAGGAGAGCACAGTCAACAGACAGTCTGGGGACATCTGGGTCTTTACAGTCCAAAGCTTTAGGATACAACAACAAAGCAAAGTCCGCGGGGAACCTGGACGAGTCGGATTTCGGGCCACTCGTCGGAGCGGATTCGGTGTCTGAGAACTTTGATACGGCCTCCCTTGGATCTCTGCAAATGCCAAGTGGGTTCATGTTAACCAAAGATCAGGAAAAAGCAATCAAAGCTATGACACCAGAGCAAGAAGAGACTGCTTCCCTGCTTTCCAGTGTCACCCAGGGCGTGGAGAGTGCTTATGTGTCTCCCAGCGGGTATCGCTTGGTCAGCGAGACCGAGTGGAACCTGCTGCAGAAGGAG GTGCAGAATGCAGGGAACAAGCTGGGCAGGCGCTGTGATATGTGCTCCAACTATGAGAAGCAGTTGCAAGGCATCCAGATCCAGGAGGCTGAGACAAGAGACCAG GTGAAAAAGCTGCAGGTGATGCTGAGGCAGGCTAATGACCAGCTGGAAAAGACAATGAAGGAGAAACAGGAACTGGAGGATTACATGAAACAAAGTGCTGAAGACTCCTCTAATCAG atctccCTGCTTATGGCCAAGTGTCAGAAGTCAGAGAACTTCCTCAGTGAACTGCAGCAGGCGTTTCTGCAGGCCAAGAGGAGTGTCCAGGAGCAAATG GCTGTCCTGACACAGTCAAGGGAGCAGGTTTCAGAAGAGTTGGTGAGACTGCAAAAAGATAATGAAAGTCTTCAAGGAAAGCACAGCTTGCACGTGTCTTTACAGCAGGCTGAAGATTTCATCCTACCAGAAGCAGCAGAG GAGCTCCGTGAGCTGATCCTGAAGTACCGTGAAGACATCATTAGTGTGAGGACAGCAGCTGATCACCTCGAGGAGAAGCTCAAGGCCGagattttattcttaaaagaaCAGATTCAGGCTGAgcaatatttgaaagaaaatatagaaGAAACCCTACAGCTGGAAATAGAGAATTGCAAAGAGGAAATAG CTTCCATTTCCAGTTTAAAAGCTGAATTGGAAAGAataaaagtggaaaaagaaCAG tTGGAAAGTTCTTCACAGGaaaacctgcagcagctggagagtcTGCAGGAAGCAAAGAACATTCTAGAAGAGCAGCTGAAGAAGGAGACTGCAGCAAAG gccaacctggagcagctggtgTTTGAAGAGAAGAACAAAGCCCAGCGTTTGCAGACTGAATTAGATGTCAGTGAGCAAGTGCAGAGAGATTTTGTAAAGCTTTCTCAGACACTTCAG GTGCAGCTGGAGCGGATCCGACAGGCAGATTCCCTGGAGAGAATCCGCGCGATCCTGAACGACACAAAACTGACGGACATTAACCAGCTCCCTGAAACATGA
- the RABEP1 gene encoding rab GTPase-binding effector protein 1 isoform X4 translates to MSCAALVALLQRVAELEKVNAEFLRTKQQLEQEFNQKRAKFKELYLAKEEDLKRQNAVLQAAQDDLGQLRTQLMEAHAEMENIKAIATVSETTKQEAIDEVKRQWQEEVASLQAIMKETVRDYELQYHHRLEQERAQWNQYRENVEREIAELRRRLSEGQEEENLENEMKKAQEDAEKLRSVVMPMEKEIAALKEKLGEAEEKIKELEASKVKELNHYLEAEKSCRTDLEMYVAVLNTQKSVLQEDAEKLRKELHEVCHLLEQERQQHNQLKHTWQKANDQFLESQRLLMRDMQRMEIVLTSEQLRQVEELKKKDQEEDDQQRLSKTKEEKQKDSDDETKASCSLAPEETLTQLSNEEVQVNSTHGSVHSLDADLLLSSGESFNKSDTDMFKDGLRRAQSTDSLGTSGSLQSKALGYNNKAKSAGNLDESDFGPLVGADSVSENFDTASLGSLQMPSGFMLTKDQEKAIKAMTPEQEETASLLSSVTQGVESAYVSPSGYRLVSETEWNLLQKEVQNAGNKLGRRCDMCSNYEKQLQGIQIQEAETRDQVKKLQVMLRQANDQLEKTMKEKQELEDYMKQSAEDSSNQISLLMAKCQKSENFLSELQQAFLQAKRSVQEQMAVLTQSREQVSEELVRLQKDNESLQGKHSLHVSLQQAEDFILPEAAEELRELILKYREDIISVRTAADHLEEKLKAEILFLKEQIQAEQYLKENIEETLQLEIENCKEEIASISSLKAELERIKVEKEQLESSSQENLQQLESLQEAKNILEEQLKKETAAKANLEQLVFEEKNKAQRLQTELDVSEQVQRDFVKLSQTLQVQLERIRQADSLERIRAILNDTKLTDINQLPET, encoded by the exons ttgctCTTCTACAACGGGTGGCAGAATTGGAAAAGGTCAATGCAGAATTTCTGCGCACAAAGCAGCAACTTGAGCAAGAATTTAATCAAAAGAGAGCCAAATTTAAGGAGTTATACCTGGCTAAGGAAG AGGACCTGAAAAGACAGAatgcagtgctgcaggcagcCCAGGATGATCTGGGCCAGCTGAGGACCCAGCTGATGGAAGCTCACGCAGAGATGGAGAACATCAAAGCAATAGCTACAGTGTCAGAGACCACCAAGCAGGAGGCCATCGATGAGGTGAAGAGACAGTGGCAGGAAGAAGTAGCTTCACTACAGGCCATTATGAAAG AGACTGTTCGTGACTATGAGCTCCAGTATCACCACAGGTTGGAGCAGGAACGAGCTCAGTGGAACCAATACCGGGAGAACGTGGAACGGGAAATTGCCGAGTTGAGGCGGCGACTGTCTGAagggcaggaggaagaaaacctggaaaatgaaatgaaaaag GCCCAGGAAGATGCTGAGAAGCTGCGTTCGGTTGTGATGCCCATGGAGAAGGAGATTGCAGCCCTCAAGGAGAAACTGggagaagctgaagaaaaaatcAAAGAGTTGGAAGCATCCAAG GTTAAAGAACTGAACCATTATTTGGAAGCTGAGAAGTCATGCAGGACAGACTTGGAGATGTATGTGGCTGTTCtcaacacacagaaatcagTCCTGCAGGAAGATGCAGAGAAGCTGAGGAAAGAACTCCACGAAG TTTGCCACCTCTTAGAGCaagagaggcagcagcacaaCCAGTTGAAACACACGTGGCAAAAAGCCAATGACCAGTTCCTGGAGTCTCAGCGTTTACTGATGAGGGACATGCAGAGGATGGAGATCGTCCTGACCTCGGAGCAGCTCCGGCAGGtggaagaactgaaaaaaaaggatcag GAAGAAGATGATCAGCAAAGGCTTAGCAAGACAaaggaagagaagcagaaagaTTCAGATGATGAAACAAAAGCTTCATGTTCTCTGGCCCCTGAGGAAACCCTTACCCAGCTCTCTAATGAAGAG gtgcaggtGAACAGCACCCATGGCTCAGTCCATTCCCTGGATGCAGACTTGCTTCTTTCTTCTGGAGAGTCTTTCAATAAATCAGACACTGATATGTTTAAAGATGGACTAAGGAGAGCACAGTCAACAGACAGTCTGGGGACATCTGGGTCTTTACAGTCCAAAGCTTTAGGATACAACAACAAAGCAAAGTCCGCGGGGAACCTGGACGAGTCGGATTTCGGGCCACTCGTCGGAGCGGATTCGGTGTCTGAGAACTTTGATACGGCCTCCCTTGGATCTCTGCAAATGCCAAGTGGGTTCATGTTAACCAAAGATCAGGAAAAAGCAATCAAAGCTATGACACCAGAGCAAGAAGAGACTGCTTCCCTGCTTTCCAGTGTCACCCAGGGCGTGGAGAGTGCTTATGTGTCTCCCAGCGGGTATCGCTTGGTCAGCGAGACCGAGTGGAACCTGCTGCAGAAGGAG GTGCAGAATGCAGGGAACAAGCTGGGCAGGCGCTGTGATATGTGCTCCAACTATGAGAAGCAGTTGCAAGGCATCCAGATCCAGGAGGCTGAGACAAGAGACCAG GTGAAAAAGCTGCAGGTGATGCTGAGGCAGGCTAATGACCAGCTGGAAAAGACAATGAAGGAGAAACAGGAACTGGAGGATTACATGAAACAAAGTGCTGAAGACTCCTCTAATCAG atctccCTGCTTATGGCCAAGTGTCAGAAGTCAGAGAACTTCCTCAGTGAACTGCAGCAGGCGTTTCTGCAGGCCAAGAGGAGTGTCCAGGAGCAAATG GCTGTCCTGACACAGTCAAGGGAGCAGGTTTCAGAAGAGTTGGTGAGACTGCAAAAAGATAATGAAAGTCTTCAAGGAAAGCACAGCTTGCACGTGTCTTTACAGCAGGCTGAAGATTTCATCCTACCAGAAGCAGCAGAG GAGCTCCGTGAGCTGATCCTGAAGTACCGTGAAGACATCATTAGTGTGAGGACAGCAGCTGATCACCTCGAGGAGAAGCTCAAGGCCGagattttattcttaaaagaaCAGATTCAGGCTGAgcaatatttgaaagaaaatatagaaGAAACCCTACAGCTGGAAATAGAGAATTGCAAAGAGGAAATAG CTTCCATTTCCAGTTTAAAAGCTGAATTGGAAAGAataaaagtggaaaaagaaCAG tTGGAAAGTTCTTCACAGGaaaacctgcagcagctggagagtcTGCAGGAAGCAAAGAACATTCTAGAAGAGCAGCTGAAGAAGGAGACTGCAGCAAAG gccaacctggagcagctggtgTTTGAAGAGAAGAACAAAGCCCAGCGTTTGCAGACTGAATTAGATGTCAGTGAGCAAGTGCAGAGAGATTTTGTAAAGCTTTCTCAGACACTTCAG GTGCAGCTGGAGCGGATCCGACAGGCAGATTCCCTGGAGAGAATCCGCGCGATCCTGAACGACACAAAACTGACGGACATTAACCAGCTCCCTGAAACATGA
- the RABEP1 gene encoding rab GTPase-binding effector protein 1 isoform X3 yields the protein MAQPGPSAPADVALLQRVAELEKVNAEFLRTKQQLEQEFNQKRAKFKELYLAKEEDLKRQNAVLQAAQDDLGQLRTQLMEAHAEMENIKAIATVSETTKQEAIDEVKRQWQEEVASLQAIMKETVRDYELQYHHRLEQERAQWNQYRENVEREIAELRRRLSEGQEEENLENEMKKAQEDAEKLRSVVMPMEKEIAALKEKLGEAEEKIKELEASKVKELNHYLEAEKSCRTDLEMYVAVLNTQKSVLQEDAEKLRKELHEVCHLLEQERQQHNQLKHTWQKANDQFLESQRLLMRDMQRMEIVLTSEQLRQVEELKKKDQEEDDQQRLSKTKEEKQKDSDDETKASCSLAPEETLTQLSNEEVQVNSTHGSVHSLDADLLLSSGESFNKSDTDMFKDGLRRAQSTDSLGTSGSLQSKALGYNNKAKSAGNLDESDFGPLVGADSVSENFDTASLGSLQMPSGFMLTKDQEKAIKAMTPEQEETASLLSSVTQGVESAYVSPSGYRLVSETEWNLLQKEVQNAGNKLGRRCDMCSNYEKQLQGIQIQEAETRDQVKKLQVMLRQANDQLEKTMKEKQELEDYMKQSAEDSSNQISLLMAKCQKSENFLSELQQAFLQAKRSVQEQMAVLTQSREQVSEELVRLQKDNESLQGKHSLHVSLQQAEDFILPEAAEELRELILKYREDIISVRTAADHLEEKLKAEILFLKEQIQAEQYLKENIEETLQLEIENCKEEIASISSLKAELERIKVEKEQLESSSQENLQQLESLQEAKNILEEQLKKETAAKANLEQLVFEEKNKAQRLQTELDVSEQVQRDFVKLSQTLQVQLERIRQADSLERIRAILNDTKLTDINQLPET from the exons ttgctCTTCTACAACGGGTGGCAGAATTGGAAAAGGTCAATGCAGAATTTCTGCGCACAAAGCAGCAACTTGAGCAAGAATTTAATCAAAAGAGAGCCAAATTTAAGGAGTTATACCTGGCTAAGGAAG AGGACCTGAAAAGACAGAatgcagtgctgcaggcagcCCAGGATGATCTGGGCCAGCTGAGGACCCAGCTGATGGAAGCTCACGCAGAGATGGAGAACATCAAAGCAATAGCTACAGTGTCAGAGACCACCAAGCAGGAGGCCATCGATGAGGTGAAGAGACAGTGGCAGGAAGAAGTAGCTTCACTACAGGCCATTATGAAAG AGACTGTTCGTGACTATGAGCTCCAGTATCACCACAGGTTGGAGCAGGAACGAGCTCAGTGGAACCAATACCGGGAGAACGTGGAACGGGAAATTGCCGAGTTGAGGCGGCGACTGTCTGAagggcaggaggaagaaaacctggaaaatgaaatgaaaaag GCCCAGGAAGATGCTGAGAAGCTGCGTTCGGTTGTGATGCCCATGGAGAAGGAGATTGCAGCCCTCAAGGAGAAACTGggagaagctgaagaaaaaatcAAAGAGTTGGAAGCATCCAAG GTTAAAGAACTGAACCATTATTTGGAAGCTGAGAAGTCATGCAGGACAGACTTGGAGATGTATGTGGCTGTTCtcaacacacagaaatcagTCCTGCAGGAAGATGCAGAGAAGCTGAGGAAAGAACTCCACGAAG TTTGCCACCTCTTAGAGCaagagaggcagcagcacaaCCAGTTGAAACACACGTGGCAAAAAGCCAATGACCAGTTCCTGGAGTCTCAGCGTTTACTGATGAGGGACATGCAGAGGATGGAGATCGTCCTGACCTCGGAGCAGCTCCGGCAGGtggaagaactgaaaaaaaaggatcag GAAGAAGATGATCAGCAAAGGCTTAGCAAGACAaaggaagagaagcagaaagaTTCAGATGATGAAACAAAAGCTTCATGTTCTCTGGCCCCTGAGGAAACCCTTACCCAGCTCTCTAATGAAGAG gtgcaggtGAACAGCACCCATGGCTCAGTCCATTCCCTGGATGCAGACTTGCTTCTTTCTTCTGGAGAGTCTTTCAATAAATCAGACACTGATATGTTTAAAGATGGACTAAGGAGAGCACAGTCAACAGACAGTCTGGGGACATCTGGGTCTTTACAGTCCAAAGCTTTAGGATACAACAACAAAGCAAAGTCCGCGGGGAACCTGGACGAGTCGGATTTCGGGCCACTCGTCGGAGCGGATTCGGTGTCTGAGAACTTTGATACGGCCTCCCTTGGATCTCTGCAAATGCCAAGTGGGTTCATGTTAACCAAAGATCAGGAAAAAGCAATCAAAGCTATGACACCAGAGCAAGAAGAGACTGCTTCCCTGCTTTCCAGTGTCACCCAGGGCGTGGAGAGTGCTTATGTGTCTCCCAGCGGGTATCGCTTGGTCAGCGAGACCGAGTGGAACCTGCTGCAGAAGGAG GTGCAGAATGCAGGGAACAAGCTGGGCAGGCGCTGTGATATGTGCTCCAACTATGAGAAGCAGTTGCAAGGCATCCAGATCCAGGAGGCTGAGACAAGAGACCAG GTGAAAAAGCTGCAGGTGATGCTGAGGCAGGCTAATGACCAGCTGGAAAAGACAATGAAGGAGAAACAGGAACTGGAGGATTACATGAAACAAAGTGCTGAAGACTCCTCTAATCAG atctccCTGCTTATGGCCAAGTGTCAGAAGTCAGAGAACTTCCTCAGTGAACTGCAGCAGGCGTTTCTGCAGGCCAAGAGGAGTGTCCAGGAGCAAATG GCTGTCCTGACACAGTCAAGGGAGCAGGTTTCAGAAGAGTTGGTGAGACTGCAAAAAGATAATGAAAGTCTTCAAGGAAAGCACAGCTTGCACGTGTCTTTACAGCAGGCTGAAGATTTCATCCTACCAGAAGCAGCAGAG GAGCTCCGTGAGCTGATCCTGAAGTACCGTGAAGACATCATTAGTGTGAGGACAGCAGCTGATCACCTCGAGGAGAAGCTCAAGGCCGagattttattcttaaaagaaCAGATTCAGGCTGAgcaatatttgaaagaaaatatagaaGAAACCCTACAGCTGGAAATAGAGAATTGCAAAGAGGAAATAG CTTCCATTTCCAGTTTAAAAGCTGAATTGGAAAGAataaaagtggaaaaagaaCAG tTGGAAAGTTCTTCACAGGaaaacctgcagcagctggagagtcTGCAGGAAGCAAAGAACATTCTAGAAGAGCAGCTGAAGAAGGAGACTGCAGCAAAG gccaacctggagcagctggtgTTTGAAGAGAAGAACAAAGCCCAGCGTTTGCAGACTGAATTAGATGTCAGTGAGCAAGTGCAGAGAGATTTTGTAAAGCTTTCTCAGACACTTCAG GTGCAGCTGGAGCGGATCCGACAGGCAGATTCCCTGGAGAGAATCCGCGCGATCCTGAACGACACAAAACTGACGGACATTAACCAGCTCCCTGAAACATGA
- the RABEP1 gene encoding rab GTPase-binding effector protein 1 isoform X1 produces the protein MVSEVLSSLIALLQRVAELEKVNAEFLRTKQQLEQEFNQKRAKFKELYLAKEEDLKRQNAVLQAAQDDLGQLRTQLMEAHAEMENIKAIATVSETTKQEAIDEVKRQWQEEVASLQAIMKETVRDYELQYHHRLEQERAQWNQYRENVEREIAELRRRLSEGQEEENLENEMKKAQEDAEKLRSVVMPMEKEIAALKEKLGEAEEKIKELEASKVKELNHYLEAEKSCRTDLEMYVAVLNTQKSVLQEDAEKLRKELHEVCHLLEQERQQHNQLKHTWQKANDQFLESQRLLMRDMQRMEIVLTSEQLRQVEELKKKDQEEDDQQRLSKTKEEKQKDSDDETKASCSLAPEETLTQLSNEEVQVNSTHGSVHSLDADLLLSSGESFNKSDTDMFKDGLRRAQSTDSLGTSGSLQSKALGYNNKAKSAGNLDESDFGPLVGADSVSENFDTASLGSLQMPSGFMLTKDQEKAIKAMTPEQEETASLLSSVTQGVESAYVSPSGYRLVSETEWNLLQKEVQNAGNKLGRRCDMCSNYEKQLQGIQIQEAETRDQVKKLQVMLRQANDQLEKTMKEKQELEDYMKQSAEDSSNQISLLMAKCQKSENFLSELQQAFLQAKRSVQEQMAVLTQSREQVSEELVRLQKDNESLQGKHSLHVSLQQAEDFILPEAAEELRELILKYREDIISVRTAADHLEEKLKAEILFLKEQIQAEQYLKENIEETLQLEIENCKEEIASISSLKAELERIKVEKEQLESSSQENLQQLESLQEAKNILEEQLKKETAAKANLEQLVFEEKNKAQRLQTELDVSEQVQRDFVKLSQTLQVQLERIRQADSLERIRAILNDTKLTDINQLPET, from the exons ttgctCTTCTACAACGGGTGGCAGAATTGGAAAAGGTCAATGCAGAATTTCTGCGCACAAAGCAGCAACTTGAGCAAGAATTTAATCAAAAGAGAGCCAAATTTAAGGAGTTATACCTGGCTAAGGAAG AGGACCTGAAAAGACAGAatgcagtgctgcaggcagcCCAGGATGATCTGGGCCAGCTGAGGACCCAGCTGATGGAAGCTCACGCAGAGATGGAGAACATCAAAGCAATAGCTACAGTGTCAGAGACCACCAAGCAGGAGGCCATCGATGAGGTGAAGAGACAGTGGCAGGAAGAAGTAGCTTCACTACAGGCCATTATGAAAG AGACTGTTCGTGACTATGAGCTCCAGTATCACCACAGGTTGGAGCAGGAACGAGCTCAGTGGAACCAATACCGGGAGAACGTGGAACGGGAAATTGCCGAGTTGAGGCGGCGACTGTCTGAagggcaggaggaagaaaacctggaaaatgaaatgaaaaag GCCCAGGAAGATGCTGAGAAGCTGCGTTCGGTTGTGATGCCCATGGAGAAGGAGATTGCAGCCCTCAAGGAGAAACTGggagaagctgaagaaaaaatcAAAGAGTTGGAAGCATCCAAG GTTAAAGAACTGAACCATTATTTGGAAGCTGAGAAGTCATGCAGGACAGACTTGGAGATGTATGTGGCTGTTCtcaacacacagaaatcagTCCTGCAGGAAGATGCAGAGAAGCTGAGGAAAGAACTCCACGAAG TTTGCCACCTCTTAGAGCaagagaggcagcagcacaaCCAGTTGAAACACACGTGGCAAAAAGCCAATGACCAGTTCCTGGAGTCTCAGCGTTTACTGATGAGGGACATGCAGAGGATGGAGATCGTCCTGACCTCGGAGCAGCTCCGGCAGGtggaagaactgaaaaaaaaggatcag GAAGAAGATGATCAGCAAAGGCTTAGCAAGACAaaggaagagaagcagaaagaTTCAGATGATGAAACAAAAGCTTCATGTTCTCTGGCCCCTGAGGAAACCCTTACCCAGCTCTCTAATGAAGAG gtgcaggtGAACAGCACCCATGGCTCAGTCCATTCCCTGGATGCAGACTTGCTTCTTTCTTCTGGAGAGTCTTTCAATAAATCAGACACTGATATGTTTAAAGATGGACTAAGGAGAGCACAGTCAACAGACAGTCTGGGGACATCTGGGTCTTTACAGTCCAAAGCTTTAGGATACAACAACAAAGCAAAGTCCGCGGGGAACCTGGACGAGTCGGATTTCGGGCCACTCGTCGGAGCGGATTCGGTGTCTGAGAACTTTGATACGGCCTCCCTTGGATCTCTGCAAATGCCAAGTGGGTTCATGTTAACCAAAGATCAGGAAAAAGCAATCAAAGCTATGACACCAGAGCAAGAAGAGACTGCTTCCCTGCTTTCCAGTGTCACCCAGGGCGTGGAGAGTGCTTATGTGTCTCCCAGCGGGTATCGCTTGGTCAGCGAGACCGAGTGGAACCTGCTGCAGAAGGAG GTGCAGAATGCAGGGAACAAGCTGGGCAGGCGCTGTGATATGTGCTCCAACTATGAGAAGCAGTTGCAAGGCATCCAGATCCAGGAGGCTGAGACAAGAGACCAG GTGAAAAAGCTGCAGGTGATGCTGAGGCAGGCTAATGACCAGCTGGAAAAGACAATGAAGGAGAAACAGGAACTGGAGGATTACATGAAACAAAGTGCTGAAGACTCCTCTAATCAG atctccCTGCTTATGGCCAAGTGTCAGAAGTCAGAGAACTTCCTCAGTGAACTGCAGCAGGCGTTTCTGCAGGCCAAGAGGAGTGTCCAGGAGCAAATG GCTGTCCTGACACAGTCAAGGGAGCAGGTTTCAGAAGAGTTGGTGAGACTGCAAAAAGATAATGAAAGTCTTCAAGGAAAGCACAGCTTGCACGTGTCTTTACAGCAGGCTGAAGATTTCATCCTACCAGAAGCAGCAGAG GAGCTCCGTGAGCTGATCCTGAAGTACCGTGAAGACATCATTAGTGTGAGGACAGCAGCTGATCACCTCGAGGAGAAGCTCAAGGCCGagattttattcttaaaagaaCAGATTCAGGCTGAgcaatatttgaaagaaaatatagaaGAAACCCTACAGCTGGAAATAGAGAATTGCAAAGAGGAAATAG CTTCCATTTCCAGTTTAAAAGCTGAATTGGAAAGAataaaagtggaaaaagaaCAG tTGGAAAGTTCTTCACAGGaaaacctgcagcagctggagagtcTGCAGGAAGCAAAGAACATTCTAGAAGAGCAGCTGAAGAAGGAGACTGCAGCAAAG gccaacctggagcagctggtgTTTGAAGAGAAGAACAAAGCCCAGCGTTTGCAGACTGAATTAGATGTCAGTGAGCAAGTGCAGAGAGATTTTGTAAAGCTTTCTCAGACACTTCAG GTGCAGCTGGAGCGGATCCGACAGGCAGATTCCCTGGAGAGAATCCGCGCGATCCTGAACGACACAAAACTGACGGACATTAACCAGCTCCCTGAAACATGA